One part of the Sciurus carolinensis chromosome 6, mSciCar1.2, whole genome shotgun sequence genome encodes these proteins:
- the Il3 gene encoding interleukin-3, whose amino-acid sequence MHPASRNPSSLSTLLLLLFLLSCSGLRTAKGLPLNTGNANVTICNATIREIRKQLEESKPLPLNSADGEDRWLLQNASRRLNLCEFLKAAETLTDKQKIKTSLKCLMQCLPRVEPTVTDSRIIFIKEGNWNDFRKKLQYYLHILGEELDSALNPRIPYPTSGSVPRSSQNGTLEC is encoded by the exons ATGCATCCTGCCAGCCGGAACCCCAGCAGCCTCTCTACCCTGCTCCTGCTCCTATTCCTCCTCTCCTGCTCTGGTCTCCGAACTGCCAAGGGGCTGCCCTTGAACACTGGGAACGCCAATGTGACGATTTGCAATGCAACGATCCGGGAAATTAGAAAGCAACTAGAGGAGTCTAAGCCTTTGCCTTTG AACTCGGCTGATGGGGAAGACCGATGGCTCTTGCAG AATGCCTCTCGGAGGCTAAACCTGTGTGAATTCTTGAAAGCTGCCGAGACTTTGACTGACAAACAGAAAATCAAGACTAGTCTTAAG TGTCTCATGCAATGCCTGCCCAGGGTTGAGCCCACAGTCACAGACTCG AGAATAATCTTTATCAAAGAGGGCAACTGGAATGACTTCCGGAAGAAACTGCAGTACTATCTGCACATTCTTGGTGAAGAGCTGGATTCAGCATTGAACCCCAGAATCCCCTATCCGACATCTGGTTCAGTCCCTCGGTCTTCTCAAAATGGGACCTTGGAATGTTAG